One window of the Klebsiella oxytoca genome contains the following:
- a CDS encoding sigma-54 interaction domain-containing protein: MIPSKAPSILMQIQPTIQKFARMLSSVLQLEVEIVDNELLRVAGTGAYSKQIGYKLNSNSRLLRYIIETQTEKVVTHSRFDPLCKDCNNKDKCEEKAFLGTPVIYHERCVGVISLVALTREQQERINANIQEFSDYVRHVSTIFVSRFLQERAVGDNIHKIFLTMIENMDQGVLVMGNDQKVKFANQAALKIMNVNQGQVIGKTIQFQPLTFEDNFKHGHMQHIISFDERKELIIGQLHAVQDQWLFLMAFHQSHSSTDFSSGQEGPQIEAMVGECRPMRQLKKLISRVAPSPSSVMIAGESGTGKEVVARAIHKLSDRQSKPFIAINCAAIPEQLLESELFGYVKGAFTGASANGKTGLIQAANSGTLFLDEIGDMPLTLQAKLLRAIESREIQPVGASHPVQVDIRIISATNQNLEQYIAEGKFREDLYYRLNVIPLRLPPLRERQDDIELLIHYFLHLHTGRLNLVYPGVAQDVIDFLKRYRWPGNIRELSNLMEYLVNVVPSGEIIDMSLLPPNLVSSGELASQTSAPVSAAVTLSQEESVTALEEMERQMIRDALSRYSNKKQAADELGIGIATLYRKIKKYSLVAG; this comes from the coding sequence ATGATACCGTCCAAAGCACCTTCCATTTTAATGCAGATTCAGCCTACTATTCAGAAGTTTGCACGGATGCTTTCCAGCGTACTCCAGCTGGAGGTCGAAATTGTTGATAACGAGTTATTGCGGGTTGCCGGCACCGGGGCTTATAGTAAGCAGATTGGCTATAAATTAAATTCAAACTCACGGCTTCTTCGCTACATTATTGAAACACAGACTGAGAAGGTCGTCACCCATTCCCGCTTCGATCCCCTTTGTAAAGACTGCAACAATAAGGATAAATGCGAAGAGAAAGCCTTTCTCGGCACCCCGGTTATTTACCACGAGCGATGCGTTGGCGTTATTAGTCTGGTGGCGCTAACGCGCGAGCAGCAGGAACGAATAAATGCTAATATCCAGGAGTTTTCTGATTACGTTCGGCATGTTTCAACCATTTTTGTTTCCCGGTTTTTACAGGAGCGAGCGGTTGGTGACAATATCCATAAAATATTTTTAACCATGATTGAAAATATGGATCAGGGCGTTCTGGTCATGGGTAACGATCAAAAAGTAAAATTTGCCAACCAGGCCGCATTAAAAATAATGAACGTGAATCAGGGGCAGGTTATTGGTAAGACTATCCAGTTTCAGCCTTTAACTTTTGAAGATAATTTCAAGCACGGACATATGCAGCACATTATCTCTTTCGACGAACGCAAAGAGTTAATTATTGGCCAGCTACATGCGGTGCAGGATCAATGGCTATTTTTAATGGCTTTCCATCAGTCGCACTCTTCGACCGATTTCAGCAGCGGTCAGGAAGGGCCGCAGATTGAGGCGATGGTTGGCGAGTGCCGCCCAATGCGGCAGCTTAAGAAGCTGATCAGCCGCGTAGCCCCGAGTCCTTCCAGCGTGATGATTGCCGGTGAGAGCGGGACCGGGAAAGAGGTTGTGGCCCGTGCTATCCATAAGCTCAGCGATCGCCAGTCTAAGCCCTTTATCGCTATCAACTGCGCTGCGATACCCGAGCAACTGTTAGAAAGCGAACTGTTTGGTTATGTGAAAGGGGCGTTTACCGGCGCATCGGCTAACGGTAAAACCGGGCTGATCCAGGCAGCCAATAGCGGGACGCTGTTTCTTGACGAAATTGGCGATATGCCGCTCACTCTGCAGGCTAAGCTGCTGCGCGCCATTGAGTCTCGCGAGATCCAGCCGGTTGGCGCCAGCCATCCGGTTCAGGTAGATATCCGCATTATTTCCGCTACTAATCAAAACCTTGAACAGTACATTGCGGAAGGGAAGTTCCGCGAAGACCTCTACTATCGCCTGAACGTTATTCCGCTGCGTCTGCCGCCGCTGCGTGAACGTCAGGACGATATCGAGCTGCTGATTCACTATTTTCTGCATCTGCATACCGGGCGGCTCAATCTGGTTTATCCCGGCGTTGCTCAGGACGTGATCGATTTCCTCAAACGCTACCGCTGGCCGGGCAATATACGCGAACTCAGCAACCTGATGGAGTATCTGGTCAACGTCGTACCGTCGGGAGAAATTATCGATATGTCGCTGCTGCCGCCCAATCTGGTGAGCAGCGGTGAACTGGCGAGCCAGACGTCAGCGCCAGTTTCCGCTGCCGTCACGCTCTCGCAGGAGGAGAGCGTCACTGCCCTTGAAGAGATGGAGCGACAGATGATCCGCGATGCGTTATCCCGCTACAGTAATAAAAAGCAGGCGGCGGACGAGCTGGGAATTGGTATCGCTACGCTGTACCGCAAAATAAAGAAATATTCGCTGGTGGCAGGCTAG
- a CDS encoding YgeY family selenium metabolism-linked hydrolase, with protein MAKQIPFKAILEKSKQYEKEMTRFLRDMIAIPSESSDEKRVVHRIKEEMEKVGFDKVEIDPMGNVLGYIGHGPRLVAMDAHIDTVGIGNIKNWNFDPYEGMETDELIGGRGASDQEGGMASMVYAGKIIKDLGLEDEYTLLVTGTVQEEDCDGLCWQYIIEQSGIRPEFVVSTEPTDCQIYRGQRGRMEIRVEVQGVSCHGSAPERGDNAIFKMAPILTELEQLSHNLGNDEFLGKGTLTVSEIFFTSPSRCAVADSCAVSIDRRLTWGETWEGALDEIRALPAVKKAAAVVSMYNYERPSWTGLVYPTECYFPTWKVEENHFTVRALSNAYEGLFGKAPVVDKWTFSTNGVSIMGRHGIPVIGFGPGKEPEAHAPNEKTWKSHLVTCAAMYAAIPLSWLATE; from the coding sequence ATGGCTAAGCAAATTCCGTTCAAAGCGATCCTGGAAAAATCAAAACAGTACGAAAAAGAGATGACCCGTTTCCTGCGCGATATGATTGCCATCCCCAGCGAAAGCAGCGATGAGAAGCGCGTTGTCCACCGCATTAAAGAAGAGATGGAAAAAGTCGGCTTCGACAAAGTCGAAATCGACCCAATGGGCAACGTACTGGGCTACATCGGCCACGGCCCGCGCCTGGTGGCGATGGACGCGCATATTGATACCGTAGGTATTGGCAACATTAAGAACTGGAACTTCGACCCGTACGAAGGTATGGAGACCGATGAACTGATTGGCGGCCGCGGTGCGTCTGACCAGGAAGGCGGGATGGCCTCCATGGTTTACGCTGGTAAAATCATCAAGGATCTGGGCCTGGAAGATGAATACACTCTGCTGGTGACCGGCACCGTTCAGGAAGAGGATTGCGACGGCCTGTGCTGGCAGTACATTATCGAACAGTCCGGCATTCGTCCTGAATTCGTGGTCAGCACCGAACCTACCGACTGCCAGATCTACCGCGGCCAGCGCGGGCGTATGGAGATCCGCGTTGAAGTACAGGGCGTCAGCTGCCACGGCTCCGCCCCTGAGCGCGGCGATAACGCCATCTTCAAAATGGCGCCGATCCTCACCGAGCTGGAACAGCTTTCGCATAACCTTGGCAACGACGAGTTCCTCGGCAAAGGCACCCTGACCGTTTCAGAGATTTTCTTCACTTCACCGAGCCGCTGCGCGGTGGCCGATAGCTGCGCCGTTTCCATTGACCGTCGACTGACCTGGGGCGAAACCTGGGAAGGCGCGCTGGATGAGATTCGCGCGCTACCGGCGGTGAAAAAAGCCGCGGCGGTCGTCTCAATGTACAACTATGAACGTCCGTCCTGGACCGGTCTGGTGTACCCGACCGAATGCTATTTCCCAACCTGGAAAGTGGAAGAAAACCACTTTACCGTCCGCGCCCTGAGCAACGCCTATGAAGGCCTGTTTGGCAAAGCTCCGGTGGTGGATAAGTGGACCTTCTCCACCAACGGCGTCTCGATTATGGGCCGCCACGGTATTCCGGTTATCGGCTTTGGGCCAGGTAAAGAACCGGAAGCGCATGCGCCGAATGAGAAAACCTGGAAATCGCATCTGGTAACCTGCGCCGCAATGTATGCCGCCATCCCGCTGAGCTGGCTGGCTACGGAGTAA
- the arcC gene encoding carbamate kinase, giving the protein MSKKIVLALGGNALGDDLAGQMQAVKHTARTIVDLISLGHQVVVTHGNGPQVGMINQAFEAAAKTEAHTPMLPMSVCVALSQGYIGYDLQNAIREELLTRSLDIPVATLITQVEVDANDEAFLNPTKPIGSFFSKEEAEKLTQNGYTMKEDAGRGYRRVVASPKPIDIIEKQTVKALMDDCHVVITVGGGGIPVIREGNHLRGASAVIDKDWASAKLAEMIDADLLIILTAVEKVAINFGKPDEQWLDALSLRDAERFIEEGHFAKGSMLPKVEAAASFARSRPGRKALITMLSKAKEGIEGKTGTIISQ; this is encoded by the coding sequence ATGAGTAAAAAAATTGTTCTCGCTCTCGGCGGGAATGCGCTTGGCGACGATCTCGCCGGACAAATGCAGGCCGTCAAACACACTGCCCGGACGATCGTCGATCTTATTTCCCTTGGCCATCAGGTGGTAGTGACTCACGGTAACGGCCCACAGGTGGGCATGATTAACCAGGCCTTTGAAGCCGCGGCAAAAACCGAGGCCCATACGCCCATGCTGCCGATGTCGGTCTGCGTCGCCTTGAGCCAGGGCTACATCGGCTACGACCTGCAGAACGCTATCCGCGAAGAACTGCTGACGCGCAGCCTGGATATTCCGGTGGCCACCCTGATAACCCAGGTGGAAGTGGACGCGAATGATGAAGCCTTCCTTAATCCGACCAAGCCCATCGGCTCCTTCTTCAGCAAAGAAGAGGCAGAGAAGCTGACCCAAAACGGCTACACCATGAAAGAAGATGCCGGACGTGGCTACCGTCGCGTGGTCGCGTCGCCTAAGCCAATAGACATTATCGAAAAACAAACGGTAAAAGCGCTGATGGATGACTGCCACGTGGTGATCACCGTCGGCGGCGGCGGAATTCCGGTGATTCGCGAGGGTAACCATCTGCGCGGTGCCAGCGCGGTTATCGATAAGGATTGGGCCAGCGCCAAACTGGCGGAGATGATCGACGCCGACCTGCTGATCATTCTTACCGCCGTGGAAAAGGTGGCTATCAATTTCGGCAAACCTGATGAACAGTGGCTCGATGCCCTCTCGCTGCGCGACGCCGAACGCTTTATCGAAGAGGGACACTTTGCGAAGGGATCCATGCTGCCAAAAGTAGAAGCCGCCGCCTCCTTCGCCCGTTCTCGTCCGGGGCGCAAAGCGCTGATCACGATGTTGAGCAAAGCCAAAGAAGGGATTGAAGGGAAAACGGGCACCATCATTAGCCAGTAG
- a CDS encoding endonuclease/exonuclease/phosphatase family protein: protein MKGIYLAIASCAMFSSLSFANLGASLSESDYLKKQYLNGKSELVEGQKPQIKVATFNIGAGLANHNMDVKDVAEGIKKLNADLIGLQEVDKLTNRSGNVDQAKELAKITNMHYFFSKTIDVDGGEYGTAILSKHPIKHAQAFKMPSGDYEPRQVIVAEVNVPGFKMPVHFLNIHTDWHHQDAVRVSQMEYLNAFTTDDADVKDIFPNLLTGIMIAVGDFNDVDNSNSIKKLKLFWDEVSVSGKDMRSWPAANPSLALDKIFTSRGQVWQVKDMFVPNQPNDWASFNWPLVSDHIPVMATLELHEY, encoded by the coding sequence ATGAAAGGAATTTATCTTGCTATTGCATCGTGTGCGATGTTTTCATCGTTATCTTTCGCCAATCTGGGTGCATCATTAAGCGAAAGTGATTATCTCAAAAAACAGTATCTGAATGGTAAAAGTGAATTAGTTGAAGGCCAGAAACCTCAGATAAAGGTAGCAACTTTTAACATTGGTGCTGGTTTAGCTAATCACAATATGGATGTTAAAGATGTTGCCGAAGGCATAAAGAAATTAAATGCCGACCTGATTGGGTTGCAGGAGGTTGATAAACTAACTAATCGCAGCGGAAATGTCGATCAGGCAAAGGAGCTAGCTAAGATAACTAATATGCATTACTTCTTCTCAAAAACAATTGATGTTGATGGAGGAGAATATGGAACAGCTATTTTATCAAAACATCCTATAAAACATGCCCAGGCGTTCAAGATGCCATCTGGTGACTATGAACCACGACAGGTCATTGTTGCAGAAGTAAATGTTCCAGGCTTCAAGATGCCTGTACATTTTCTGAACATACATACTGACTGGCATCATCAAGATGCGGTAAGAGTCAGCCAGATGGAATATCTTAACGCTTTCACTACAGATGATGCTGATGTTAAGGATATATTTCCTAATCTCTTAACTGGTATCATGATAGCAGTCGGTGACTTTAATGATGTGGATAACAGTAATAGTATTAAGAAGTTAAAATTGTTCTGGGATGAAGTATCCGTTAGTGGAAAAGATATGAGGTCATGGCCCGCAGCTAATCCTTCTTTGGCATTGGATAAAATCTTTACGTCAAGAGGTCAGGTGTGGCAGGTAAAAGATATGTTTGTACCTAACCAGCCAAATGATTGGGCAAGTTTTAACTGGCCTTTAGTCAGCGACCATATTCCAGTAATGGCTACGCTGGAACTGCATGAATATTAA
- the hydA gene encoding dihydropyrimidinase — MRVLIKNGLVVNADGQVKQDLLIEDGLVKRLADSIEAEQPCEVIDADGCYVMPGGVDVHTHFNIDVGLARSCDDFFTGTRAAACGGTTTIVDHMGFGPVGCHLRHQFEVYRGYAAYKAVIDYSFHGVIQHVNHGILDEIPMMVDSGISSFKLYLTYQYKLNDDEILQALRHLQRAGALTTVHPENDAAISQRRAEFINAGKTAPRYHALSRPPECEAEAIARMINLARLAGNAPLYIVHLSNALGLEYLRLARRHHQPVWVETCPQYLLLDERCYEREDALNYLLSPPLRNASNNDALWSGISDGDIDTVATDHCAFSSLQRRQISGGDFSRCPNGLPGVENRMLLLFAHGVMTGRITPERFVALTSANPAKLFGLWPQKGVLAPGADGDVVIIDPKRTTTIRHEMLHDNADYSPYEGFICQGAIRQTLSHGRVIFDNGTFTGSAGQGRFLRRQPFSTAHLAVSGPET; from the coding sequence ATGCGCGTACTGATTAAAAATGGCCTCGTCGTCAACGCCGACGGACAGGTGAAGCAGGACCTGCTCATTGAAGATGGCCTCGTCAAGCGCCTTGCCGATTCTATTGAGGCAGAACAACCCTGCGAAGTAATTGACGCCGACGGCTGCTACGTGATGCCCGGCGGCGTTGACGTTCATACCCATTTCAATATTGACGTGGGTCTCGCCCGCAGCTGCGATGATTTCTTTACCGGTACCCGGGCCGCGGCCTGCGGCGGTACCACCACCATCGTTGACCATATGGGCTTCGGGCCCGTTGGCTGCCATCTGCGCCATCAGTTCGAGGTCTACCGCGGCTACGCCGCCTATAAAGCCGTCATCGACTACAGCTTTCACGGCGTTATCCAGCACGTTAACCACGGCATTCTCGACGAAATCCCGATGATGGTGGACAGCGGGATCAGCAGTTTTAAACTCTATCTGACCTACCAGTACAAACTGAACGATGATGAGATATTACAGGCGCTGCGCCACCTGCAGCGCGCCGGCGCGCTGACCACCGTGCATCCGGAAAACGATGCCGCCATCTCCCAGCGCCGGGCGGAATTTATCAACGCTGGTAAAACCGCGCCGCGCTATCACGCCCTGAGCCGCCCGCCGGAGTGTGAGGCAGAAGCGATCGCCCGGATGATCAACCTCGCCCGGCTGGCGGGAAACGCGCCGCTCTATATCGTACATTTGTCCAACGCGCTGGGTCTCGAGTACCTGCGCCTTGCCAGAAGGCACCATCAGCCGGTATGGGTCGAAACCTGCCCGCAGTATCTGCTGCTCGACGAGCGCTGCTATGAGCGCGAAGACGCGCTTAACTATCTGCTCAGCCCTCCCCTGCGTAACGCCAGCAACAACGACGCGCTCTGGAGCGGTATCAGCGATGGAGATATTGACACCGTCGCGACCGATCACTGCGCTTTCTCTTCGCTGCAGCGCAGGCAGATTTCCGGCGGCGACTTTAGCCGCTGCCCGAACGGTTTGCCGGGAGTGGAAAACCGCATGCTGCTGCTGTTTGCGCATGGGGTTATGACCGGTCGTATCACGCCTGAGCGTTTTGTGGCGCTCACCAGCGCCAACCCGGCGAAGCTGTTTGGTCTGTGGCCGCAGAAGGGAGTGCTGGCCCCCGGCGCCGATGGCGACGTGGTTATCATCGACCCCAAACGCACCACCACTATCCGTCATGAAATGCTGCACGATAACGCTGATTATTCGCCCTATGAGGGCTTTATCTGCCAGGGGGCTATTCGCCAGACGCTCTCCCACGGCCGAGTCATCTTTGATAACGGCACCTTCACCGGCAGCGCCGGACAGGGCCGCTTTTTACGCCGTCAACCCTTTTCCACCGCTCACCTGGCGGTCAGCGGACCTGAAACGTAA
- the dpaL gene encoding diaminopropionate ammonia-lyase — translation MSAFSLKMDIAENRFFNGETSPLFSRQQALQARRFHQKIAGYKPTPLIALNELAELFGVQKILVKDESQRFGLNAFKMLGGSYAIARLLCEKYSLDINDLSFETLKSSIKEKMTFATTTDGNHGRGVAWAARQLGQNAVIYMPKGSAQERVDAILRLGAECIVTDMNYDDTVRFTMQTAQKNGWEVVQDTAWEGYTKIPTWIMQGYATLADEAAEQLASMGIARPTHVLLQGGVGAMAGGVLGYLADVYGAKNLHSIIVEPELADCLYRSAVKGQIVNVSGDMATIMAGLACGEPNPLGWEVLRNCATQFVSCQDAVAALGMRVLGNPTGYDPRIISGESGAVGLGLLAAVHFNPQREALMHKLKLDSRSVVLVISTEGDTDVKHYREVVWEGKYPATQ, via the coding sequence ATGTCTGCTTTCTCACTGAAAATGGATATTGCCGAAAACCGTTTTTTTAACGGGGAGACTTCCCCGCTATTTTCACGCCAGCAGGCGCTGCAGGCTCGCCGCTTTCATCAAAAGATCGCCGGCTATAAGCCTACGCCGCTGATTGCGCTGAACGAACTTGCCGAGCTGTTTGGTGTGCAAAAAATTCTCGTAAAAGATGAATCCCAGCGCTTTGGCCTCAATGCATTCAAAATGCTCGGCGGCTCTTACGCCATCGCCCGGCTGCTGTGTGAAAAATACAGTTTAGATATCAACGATCTCTCCTTCGAAACGCTCAAATCAAGCATCAAAGAGAAGATGACCTTCGCCACCACCACCGATGGCAACCACGGCCGCGGCGTGGCATGGGCGGCTCGTCAGTTGGGACAGAACGCCGTCATCTACATGCCGAAAGGCTCCGCGCAGGAGCGGGTTGACGCGATTCTGCGCCTCGGCGCTGAATGCATCGTCACCGATATGAACTACGACGATACGGTACGCTTTACCATGCAGACCGCGCAGAAAAACGGCTGGGAGGTCGTACAGGACACCGCGTGGGAAGGCTACACCAAAATTCCGACCTGGATTATGCAGGGTTACGCCACCCTCGCGGATGAAGCGGCGGAACAGCTCGCTTCGATGGGCATCGCCCGTCCTACGCACGTACTCCTGCAGGGGGGCGTGGGCGCCATGGCCGGCGGCGTGCTGGGCTATCTGGCCGACGTTTACGGTGCCAAAAATCTTCATTCCATCATCGTCGAACCGGAGCTGGCCGACTGTCTGTACCGTTCCGCGGTGAAGGGCCAGATTGTCAACGTCAGCGGCGATATGGCCACCATTATGGCCGGCCTTGCCTGCGGTGAGCCCAACCCGCTGGGCTGGGAAGTGCTGCGCAACTGCGCCACGCAGTTTGTTTCCTGCCAGGATGCCGTCGCCGCCCTCGGTATGCGGGTGTTAGGTAACCCCACTGGCTACGACCCGCGCATTATTTCCGGCGAGTCCGGGGCCGTAGGTCTCGGCCTGCTGGCAGCGGTGCATTTCAATCCGCAGCGTGAAGCGTTAATGCACAAGCTCAAGCTCGACAGTCGCTCCGTAGTGCTGGTGATTAGCACCGAGGGCGATACCGACGTTAAGCACTATCGCGAAGTCGTCTGGGAAGGCAAGTATCCGGCGACGCAGTAG
- the ycaC gene encoding isochorismate family cysteine hydrolase YcaC, translating into MNKPYVRLNKDDAAVLLVDHQTGLLSLVRDIDPDKFKNNVLALGDLAKYFGLPTILTTSFENGPNGPLVPELKEQFPDTPYIARPGNINAWDNEDFVKAVKATGKKQLIIAGVVTEVCVAFPALSAIEEGFNVFVVTDASGTFNPITRDAAWDRMSKAGVQLMSWFGVACELHRDWRNDIEGLGMLFSNHIPDYRNLMTSYNLLSSK; encoded by the coding sequence ATGAATAAACCATATGTTCGTTTAAACAAAGACGACGCCGCTGTTCTGCTGGTAGATCATCAAACTGGACTCCTATCCCTAGTTCGCGATATTGATCCAGACAAGTTCAAAAATAACGTTCTAGCACTTGGTGATCTAGCGAAATATTTTGGCCTACCCACAATTCTGACAACTAGTTTCGAGAATGGTCCTAATGGACCATTGGTTCCTGAGCTTAAAGAACAATTTCCTGATACCCCCTATATTGCCAGGCCAGGGAATATCAATGCTTGGGATAATGAAGATTTTGTTAAAGCTGTTAAAGCCACGGGGAAGAAACAGTTAATCATTGCGGGGGTAGTAACTGAAGTATGCGTTGCCTTCCCAGCACTTTCAGCAATTGAAGAAGGCTTCAACGTATTTGTCGTCACCGATGCATCTGGCACTTTCAACCCGATAACTCGTGATGCAGCATGGGATCGCATGTCCAAAGCCGGTGTACAACTAATGTCATGGTTTGGTGTAGCATGTGAATTGCACCGTGACTGGCGTAATGATATTGAAGGGTTAGGTATGTTGTTCTCTAATCATATTCCTGATTACCGTAATCTTATGACTAGCTATAATCTATTGAGTTCCAAATAA
- the ygeW gene encoding knotted carbamoyltransferase YgeW: protein MKTVNELIKDINKLNSHLSEKDFLLTWEQSPDELKQVLDVAAALKTLRAENIATKVFNSGLGISVFRDNSTRTRFSYASALNLLGLAQQDLDEGKSQIAHGETVRETANMISFCADAIGIRDDMYLGAGNAYMREVGEALDDGYKQGVLPQRPALINLQCDIDHPTQSMADLAWLREHFGSLENLKGKKIAMTWAYSPSYGKPLSVPQGIIGLMTRFGMDVTLAHPEGYDLIPDVIEVAKNNAQASGGSFRQVNSMEEAFKDADIVYPKSWAPYKVMEKRTELLRANDHEGLKALEKACLEQNAGHKDWHCTEEMMKHTRDGEALYMHCLPADITGVSCDAGEVTEGVFEKYRIPTYKEASWKPYIIAAMIVCRKYANPGKVLEELLKEAQKRIK, encoded by the coding sequence ATGAAAACTGTTAACGAACTGATTAAGGATATCAATAAACTGAACTCTCATCTCAGTGAGAAAGACTTTCTGCTGACCTGGGAACAATCGCCGGATGAGCTGAAGCAGGTGCTGGATGTCGCCGCCGCGCTGAAAACGCTACGCGCTGAAAATATCGCCACCAAAGTGTTTAACAGCGGTTTGGGCATTTCCGTGTTCCGCGATAACTCAACCCGTACCCGTTTCTCCTACGCCTCCGCGCTCAATCTGTTAGGGCTGGCTCAACAGGATCTGGACGAAGGCAAATCGCAGATTGCCCACGGTGAGACGGTCCGTGAAACCGCCAATATGATCTCTTTCTGCGCCGACGCCATCGGTATTCGCGACGACATGTACCTTGGCGCGGGCAACGCCTACATGCGCGAAGTAGGCGAAGCGCTGGACGATGGCTACAAGCAGGGCGTGCTGCCGCAGCGTCCGGCGCTGATCAATCTGCAGTGCGACATCGACCACCCGACGCAGTCTATGGCCGACCTCGCCTGGCTGCGTGAGCACTTCGGCTCGCTGGAAAATCTGAAAGGCAAAAAAATCGCCATGACCTGGGCCTACTCGCCGAGCTACGGCAAACCGCTCTCGGTTCCGCAGGGCATTATCGGCCTGATGACCCGCTTCGGTATGGACGTCACCCTCGCCCATCCGGAAGGTTACGACCTGATCCCTGACGTTATCGAAGTGGCAAAAAACAACGCCCAAGCCTCCGGCGGCAGTTTCCGTCAGGTGAACAGCATGGAAGAGGCTTTCAAAGACGCTGATATCGTCTATCCGAAGTCCTGGGCGCCGTACAAAGTGATGGAAAAACGCACCGAACTGCTGCGCGCGAACGATCACGAAGGACTGAAGGCGCTGGAGAAAGCGTGCCTTGAGCAGAACGCCGGGCATAAAGACTGGCACTGTACAGAAGAGATGATGAAGCACACCCGCGACGGCGAAGCGCTGTATATGCACTGCCTGCCGGCGGATATCACCGGCGTCTCCTGTGACGCGGGCGAGGTGACTGAAGGAGTCTTCGAGAAATACCGGATCCCGACCTACAAAGAGGCGAGCTGGAAGCCTTACATCATCGCCGCGATGATCGTCTGCCGTAAATACGCTAACCCGGGCAAGGTACTGGAAGAGTTGCTCAAAGAAGCGCAGAAACGCATCAAATAA